The Macaca fascicularis isolate 582-1 chromosome 14, T2T-MFA8v1.1 genome contains the following window.
aagaaatcaaagtattttaggAGGCCTtgatatttaatttctttactcATTATTTATACTATTAAATGTGTGAACATAGAATTTGGCTGTACATCATTTGCTACTTCAGGgtagttcttcagtggtgatcaCGGTTTCCCTGTGCTCTCAGAAAGTagaaatagtttatttatttattctttcttttccttctgcctctttTTTACTTCTATCCCTTTTTCCCATTTCCCATCTTTTAATCCCATCCCCAGTTtaggaatcccagcactttgggaggcttaggtgggcggatcacccaaggtcaggagtttgagaccagcctggccaacatggtgaaaccctgtctctactaaaacttcaaaaCTACTTAGAATAGCTGTTCAACAGCTATTCAGTGACAGCAACAGAGATAAAGCATCACCACTTACTTCTTTGAAAATTGGTACTCTTGGTGAAGAAACctaatttcttttaaatggaATGTGTGTTAGCTTTGCCTTTGTATGAGTTTGTTGTTAATAGATCAATAGTATTTTTGTTACCTAGATAATGGAAATAGAAGAGCAGAAGCAAAAGCAATTGGAATTACTTGAACAAATTGAACAGCAAAAATTAAGATTAGAAACTGACTGCTTCAGGGCTCagctggaagaagaaaaaaaaaaaactcaaccgACTGGGGTAGGATGCAGAAAATCTCATCACTACATAAATCGTTTGGTGAGGGGGGCAAGAAAATATGAGCACTTGTAGcatttaagaaaagtaaaatggatggtcaggcgtggtggctcatgcctgtaatctcagcactttgggaggccgaaatgggcagatcacttcaggtcaggagttcgagagcagcctggccaatgtggtgaaaccccatctctactaaaaatacaaaaattagctgggcgtggtggcacgtccctgtaatcccagctactgcggaggctgaggcaggagaatcgcttgaacctgggaggtggaggttgcggagcgaggctccatctcaaaaaacaacaataataataataataaaagtaaaatgcctttataattcttatttggtctttttttaatataatgtatgtatatatgaataaatttgcatcagttacagctttcatctttCAGTTTCTATAGGATATTAATAGATATGAACATGGTTTGTAGGTAATGTGTACGTTGAGCTTTTGGACCTGCACTAAAGGAGAATGACAGATTAGTTCATTTCTTACTAATGGAAATGCCAgtcattttgtaaaaaataaagctGTATAGAAGTTTACAATTATAGAACTGGATGTAAAAAATACCTCAATACTTATTtctaaatttgctttttaattagtAACTTTGTCTTTTATTAGGTTGGCATTGCTCCAGCATCATGCGCTGTAATTTCTGATGAAGATAGTCATAGGCAGATGATTCGTAACTATCAACATCAGCTTTTACAACAAAACAGGTATTAGCTAGGTTATAATTTGTATGTGATCATATGTGGCTACATTTTTAggatttattatttcatttatatgaagatCTAATTTGGATTTCCTTAGAACTATGGCATTTAGAACTGCCATTCTTAAAGGACAGTGTGAGTGTAATTTCTTTTCACCATGAGTATTGCCAATCCTAGATTGCTGTTTGTTAAATTTAATGTATAGATAtggggctttttgtttttcattaaaaaagaataattgcttttgtttttgttaggttaCACAGGCAGTCTGTTGAAACAGCCAGGAAGCGATTACTTGAATATCAAACTATGTTAAAAGGAAGGTGCCCATCGATGTCAGCTCCATCACTGATAACTGATTCTGTCATATCAGTGCCGTCATGGAAATCTGAGAGACCAACTGCTATATCAGAGCATTGGGATCAAGGTCAGAGACTCAAGTTGAGTCCTGACAAATACCAACCCATACAACCTGTACAGACCTCCAAATTAGAACAAGATCATTTTCAAGTAGCGAAACAAAATCACTTTCCACAAAGACAGGTGGAAACAGCAGAAACATCAGGAGCTTCAGATACTTTAACCAATCAGTCTTTAGAATCACAAGAACATCTGAGGCAATTCTCTCAGACTGAAACACAACAGAGAGACTATAAATTGGTCCCCGAAAATTCTGAGACACTTTCAAGGGCTTTGTCACATGACAGGCGGCTAATATCACAGGATGctagaaaaatatctgaaacattTAGGGCAACAACTTTTCAAAGTTTAGATTCCCAACAATTGTTCTCAGAGAATAGTGAAAATATATCTTCCCATCTAACTGAACCTTCTTCATTTGTACCACTGGTACCTCAGCATTCTTTTAGTTCTCTGCCTGTTAAAGTTGAATCAGGAAACATTCAAGAACCCTTTTCAGCCATGAGCAAAAGTACAGTTTCTACAAGCCATTCTATAATCAATCAAATGTATGATAGGCCTTTACTACCCTCAGAGAATATCACAGTCCAGCAAGGTAATATGAAGGCTCTCCAAGAACAGTTAGACCTACAGAAGAAAGTTCTTCAGGCAAGACAGGAAGCTCAGGAACAGTTGCTTTTGTGCAAACAGAAAGAATTGGAACAGCAAACTGGCCTCTCGGTATTCCTTCCCTTGGTAACTCCAGATTTATCTGCTTTATTGCCTTCTGCCAAAGCAGATTTGGGGAGAACGAAGGAATCTTCACCAACCAAGAATAATACTGCAGTTTCCTCAGACCATCATGTGATCTCACAACTTCAGGATAGGCTTTTGAGTCTTTCACAGCCTATCCTATCacagcaaaataattttaaatttctccaaGAGCAGTTGAATATTCAGAAGGATAGCCTTCAGGCTAGGCGAGAAGCCCAGGAAGTATTGTGTGTACATAAACAGAGTGAATTAGATGGAAGAGTATGTTCTGAACAGGCTGAGCCCTCTTCTTTCCCATTTCAGGTAGCTCAGCATACATTTACTTCACTACCATCTACTGATACGAAATCTGGAAAAACACAGGAGCAATATTCATCTAAGAGCGATAAAGGACTTGTTTCCTGCCAATCTGACATCCCCAAATCTCAGGATGGGTCTTTGAGTTTCCTACAGCAGTTCCTACCTCTACATGATAGTTTGAAGTTGCTCCAAGAACAGTTGACTAAACAGAGGGATACTCTTCAGGCTAGGCATGAAGCTCAGGTGGAATTACTTTTACATAGACAAAGAGATTTGGGGGACAGTAAGTCTGGGCCAGTGAGCTCTTCATCCTCACCAGTGGTTGTTCAGCATTCAGTTGCTTCACAAGCTTCTGCTAAAGCTGAGCCTAGGAGAATTCAGGAGCTTTATTTATCTGAGAAGGAGAAGGTAGTTCCCTCCAGTCATTTGATAATCCCAACATTTCAGGATAAGTCTCTTAGTTTTCCACAGCATAGCCTGCCACAGCAAGAAAATTTGACAATACTCCAAGAACAGTCACAAATACAAAGGGTAATACTTGGTGCTAAAGAAGGAACTCAGGAATTTGTACACACAGAAAGTGAATTGGAGAAAAGGATTTCTTCTGAACAGACTGGCACCTCTTCATCCCTCTCCCAGGTAGATGAATCTGAGAGATTCCAGGAATGTGTATCAATCAAGAGTGACACTACCATTCCCTTAAGCCATCCTAAAATCCCAAGATGTCAGGAAAGACTTTTGAGAGTTTCACAATGTATACTACCTCTACAAGATAATTTGGAGGAACACCAAGCATGGCTAGACACTGAGAAAGAAGCCTTTCATTTCAGCCAGAAAACCCAAGAAAACACAGCTTCTGAACAAAGTGGCTCATCTTCATTCATACCCCAGTTGATACAGCTTTCATTTACCTCGTTAGCTTCAGCTGAGTCTGGCACAATCCTGGAGCCTCTTTTAACAGAGAGTGAAAGTAAAATTTTTTCAGGCCACCTTCAGATCCCACAATTGCAAGATAGACTTTTGAGGATATCGCAACTTATCCAGCCTCAACAAGATAATTTGAAGGCACTTCAAGAACAGTTAGCTACACAGAGAGAAGCCATCATTCTAGCTAGACAAGAAGCTCGGGAAGAATTACTTTTACATCAACAGAGTGAATGGGAAGGAAGAATATCTCCTGAGCAGGTTGACACCTCTTCCTTACCCCTAGTACCACAGCATTCATTCACCTCATTACCTCTTACTGAATCTGAAAGAAACCAAGAACCATGTTCAATTAACAGTGATAATATGGTATCCTCAGGTCCCTCAGAGATAACATTGCCTGATAGGCCGTTGGGCTTATCACATCTTGTTTTACCTCAACAAGATAATTCGATTGCACTCGACGAACACTTGCATGCACAGAcagatttccttccttctattgAGAAAACCCAGAAAGAACTGG
Protein-coding sequences here:
- the CEP295 gene encoding centrosomal protein of 295 kDa isoform X8, with amino-acid sequence MKYTEMKRKVVNARKLRLSPNEEAFILKEDYERRRKLRLLQVREQERDIALQIREDIKHRRNQQFTRLAEELRAEWEESQTQKIQNLEKLYLASLRSMGEGHRQAKENEPDLDALAQQAAERKRKADLRHKEALKVQKNKKEILMKQKTWHIKARKEALLVEKERSAKITSLPPPPPTLFENIEVKRISAVKTNSSTYHHLHTFVSRETDTKQPDAHLAAEEEAKRLEELQKQAAQERMERFEKAHVRGFQAMKKIHLAKNQEKLMKELKQLQQEDLARRRQTVAQMPPQLVELPYKRSELKEDWQRELEFAFEDMYNADRKVKGNLILHLEPEPLPTVTDQIQDEELNLSMEQENLGAAEDLPVTEAEIICSSETDVPLVMKTQQIPSKVLFKKLLNKIRSQKSLWTIKSMSEDESEMITTVSEIESKAPTVESGTIASEERTLSSGQEQVVESDTLTIESGPLASEDKPLSCGTNSGKEQEINETLPITTVAQSSVLLHPQEEAARIRMSARQKQIMEIEEQKQKQLELLEQIEQQKLRLETDCFRAQLEEEKKKTQPTGVGIAPASCAVISDEDSHRQMIRNYQHQLLQQNRLHRQSVETARKRLLEYQTMLKGRCPSMSAPSLITDSVISVPSWKSERPTAISEHWDQGQRLKLSPDKYQPIQPVQTSKLEQDHFQVAKQNHFPQRQVETAETSGASDTLTNQSLESQEHLRQFSQTETQQRDYKLVPENSETLSRALSHDRRLISQDARKISETFRATTFQSLDSQQLFSENSENISSHLTEPSSFVPLVPQHSFSSLPVKVESGNIQEPFSAMSKSTVSTSHSIINQMYDRPLLPSENITVQQGNMKALQEQLDLQKKVLQARQEAQEQLLLCKQKELEQQTGLSVFLPLVTPDLSALLPSAKADLGRTKESSPTKNNTAVSSDHHVISQLQDRLLSLSQPILSQQNNFKFLQEQLNIQKDSLQARREAQEVLCVHKQSELDGRVCSEQAEPSSFPFQVAQHTFTSLPSTDTKSGKTQEQYSSKSDKGLVSCQSDIPKSQDGSLSFLQQFLPLHDSLKLLQEQLTKQRDTLQARHEAQVELLLHRQRDLGDSKSGPVSSSSSPVVVQHSVASQASAKAEPRRIQELYLSEKEKVVPSSHLIIPTFQDKSLSFPQHSLPQQENLTILQEQSQIQRVILGAKEGTQEFVHTESELEKRISSEQTGTSSSLSQVDESERFQECVSIKSDTTIPLSHPKIPRCQERLLRVSQCILPLQDNLEEHQAWLDTEKEAFHFSQKTQENTASEQSGSSSFIPQLIQLSFTSLASAESGTILEPLLTESESKIFSGHLQIPQLQDRLLRISQLIQPQQDNLKALQEQLATQREAIILARQEAREELLLHQQSEWEGRISPEQVDTSSLPLVPQHSFTSLPLTESERNQEPCSINSDNMVSSGPSEITLPDRPLGLSHLVLPQQDNSIALDEHLHAQTDFLPSIEKTQKELVLSQPCKFEEKVSSEHFIQSHHGDLQALQQQLDTQKKAIRSIHEVQEELLLQRLSELEKRVSSEQVSSSSFLSQVVLPVVDSERTQKSFPTKSNDTVPSSHPEIPRLQDRLLSLSQPILPQQDNLTAQLDAQREVVYSYEKPQEELPLNKQRKLNKSESAEHTIPSLLPPKETEHSFIPLPFAEAKPKSTCELYSSQNEHAAPPSGPVIPGFQDRLLSFSQPVLAQQDNLGLQKQLDLQREVLHYSQKAQEKLLVQRQTALQQQMQKHEETLKDFFKDSQISKPTVENDLKTQKMGQLREWFPNTQDLAGNDQENIRHADRNNSDDDHLASDDTSAKQSGEHLERDLGRRFSKPPVAKVKCGLDLNQHELSAIQEVESPASGRTSLLGKPGIYQDRDPLRVSISREQSFFGSPLACDPFSCLQQVGQENVCGDDYDEAGKQEMVLSCMA